The following are encoded together in the Euryarchaeota archaeon genome:
- a CDS encoding FAD-dependent oxidoreductase, protein MRAAARYDLAIIGAGVTGLAAAMYAARLNLRTIVLGNAGEHSPALDIGGTITLTDTVENYPGFIRLTGEELAKKLEDHAKSYPQVEIKNAWVQSVDRGENCFFLHTGEGLIESSTLLFATGTRHRELPVPGHDEFRNKGVQYCALCDGPLYKGGTVAVVGGSDSAAKEALLLAEHANKVYLIARGPEIKAEPINRKRVADHPKIEVITGTNVVGIEGDNKVRSILLDKATASGAKLLVDAVFVAIGVIPLSDLAKSLGIKTNERHEIIIDRESRTTVAGAYAAGDVTDRKFKQAITGVAEGVVAAYSAFEDLKNDVVCACDDEKAHKRVHAGKGT, encoded by the coding sequence ATGAGGGCGGCCGCCAGGTACGACCTTGCGATCATCGGTGCGGGTGTCACAGGCCTCGCCGCCGCCATGTACGCGGCCCGCCTGAACCTGCGCACGATCGTCCTCGGCAACGCCGGGGAGCACTCCCCCGCGCTGGACATCGGGGGGACGATCACCCTCACGGACACGGTCGAGAACTATCCAGGATTCATCCGACTCACCGGTGAGGAACTCGCGAAAAAGCTCGAGGATCACGCGAAGTCGTATCCCCAAGTGGAAATCAAGAACGCGTGGGTGCAAAGCGTCGATCGCGGCGAGAACTGCTTCTTCCTCCACACGGGAGAAGGCCTGATAGAGTCGTCGACGCTACTCTTCGCCACGGGCACTCGGCACCGCGAACTCCCTGTGCCCGGCCACGACGAGTTCCGCAACAAGGGCGTCCAATATTGCGCGCTCTGCGACGGACCGCTCTACAAGGGAGGGACCGTCGCGGTCGTGGGGGGAAGCGATTCGGCAGCAAAGGAGGCGCTTCTTCTTGCGGAGCATGCGAATAAGGTCTACCTGATCGCCCGCGGTCCCGAGATCAAAGCCGAACCGATAAACAGGAAGCGCGTCGCGGATCATCCTAAAATCGAGGTCATCACGGGCACGAACGTCGTCGGAATCGAAGGGGACAATAAAGTACGCAGCATCCTCCTTGACAAGGCGACCGCTTCGGGGGCGAAGCTCCTCGTGGACGCCGTTTTCGTAGCGATAGGCGTGATACCTCTCTCGGATCTCGCCAAGAGCCTCGGCATCAAGACGAATGAACGCCATGAGATCATCATCGATCGCGAGTCGCGCACGACTGTAGCGGGCGCGTACGCGGCGGGCGACGTCACGGACAGGAAATTCAAGCAGGCCATCACGGGTGTGGCTGAAGGTGTCGTGGCGGCTTACAGCGCGTTCGAGGACCTGAAAAACGACGTGGTCTGTGCGTGCGACGACGAAAAAGCCCACAAGCGTGTCCACGCCGGTAAGGGGACATGA